The DNA segment TATTCACATATCTATCTCTTGTTACTGATTCTCAATTTGTTCATGGGGAAgattgggtagaaggcatcaagtaggcttgctcTACCaggatatctcggttgagcgtcggtcgcgcttccCAAGGTTGGGCgtgacaagcttggtatcagagcctaaggttttaaagtgtcctagaatGTCTCGGAGTGGTGTCTAGTGGAGTCTTTGTTATCGGTGTGAAGTCGAcgacatctataatgaggaggctacttgggcatttaggaatgttacccttcttcaaaACTCTAGATTGTGAGATAGAGCTTGACTATAAGATTGTCTTCTAACTCGTGCGTTGAGGTTCAGGGTAAGTCTAAACGTTCTTCCGTCTATTCCAAGTAATATTGTCATATGGCATGACAAATAGATAAAGGACATAATATTAAGGAAatggcacatgtatcatgttTAATGAATGGTGTGGACATATAAGATAAGTATATAGTACCCGgagcatactttatatgagaaaAGTGTTAGAAGTGATTACCCACCACCAAAGAGAGATTGACATGATAAATGAGACCTAGGCTAAACTAGTACATGTAGATAGTGTGGGAACCATGTATATGATCCTAAGAtgtaaaagaaaatttgttaCATAGGTATGTGATATATGAAAGGCATGACTTGGAGGGTAATGATGATAGTGTAGGTCTCTcacgggagacaagaagttatgaaagggaTAATGATGAGTTCTTTATGCCCATATATGACTTGTTTGGCAATGATAAGTctaaggagaaaaaaaaagaacatcaAAGTATATGTCATAAGATGTCCCTTTGAGTATAAGGAGAGTCAATTGAACTCACAATGAGTAGACCCTTGCACCATGAATGTTATAAGAGACCCAGAAATGTACGAAGTTGTGTTACACTCCTAAAAGATATTGACATGAAGAATTTGGGTCCCAAGCCTGTGAGGCTGAATAAGAGTTGAGCatttatgaggttaataccatggcGACTTAAACCTCCCTAATAGTCGATCATATACAAGAGGAGTAGAGATATAAAACACATGTCCCTCAAGTTGCTAAGTTCAAGACCTGTGTCAAAATTTGGAATATTCACACCAAGTAGGGAAGGAAGGGTCATAGTGAGGCTACTTAAGTACAATAAAATAAGAGTGGAACCATGTAGCTATGATTTTGAATATTTTATTAAAGACATGTGTAGTCTATAAAAGTGGTAAGGGTTAATGTGATTCTCTaaaaggatatgctaatgatagaccactagtaaACCAAGAATGTGGAAGGTTAAGaaaggtaaattcttcatacatgaCATGGTCAACGATCCTAGGAACTAAGGAACAGAAAAATGGATAAGTGTAAGGTTTGCAAGAGGGTTTTATACTTTTTAGAGAGTCAGACAATGGAACCCAATGAAGTACTATAGATCAAATATGAAAGGCTTGTGAGTTTTCAGAATGAGTTAATCATGGATTTGTGATTTAGGTAAAGTTCCAAGACTCTAAGAAAGAAGGAACAAGTGGTagaaataaatgtgatgctataataacccaagagtaagaatcttacaagcaaggGAGTGTTAAGTGATAGATTGAAGAACACACTTTCTCACGAGTATCTCAACAGGTGTCGAGAGGCTAGCATGATGAATTTACAACTAAGGGAAAGGACCACGTAACATATGGAAGAGTGTATAACTATTCACTAACTAGGAAGAATGAGGAAAGAAGGAttggaagaaaatctataaaCGGAGGTGGTCATAGTTATCACAAAACAGTTCGTACCAGGATTGTGGAATTGCctagagcacaagtgttaatagaaggtaTAAAGAACCAATCGTAATGCAGCTGACTTGGGTGACACTGAATATCAATTAAAATATGTAGAGGGAGTTCATGCCTACATATTACAATGGAAAATGAGACTATTGGTGGTGAAGTGGTGGTGTGGTAAACTCAATAAACCAGGCACAATGATACTACGAGTTCATGAGAGATAGACAGGTGTGTGACACAATAAGGCTATCAACTATGCATTAAGGGAAAAATGGGATGGGAATGAATGTCCCAGTCATAAAGAAAAGATAGTACCAGCATATTGGCTAGACCAAAAGGGCGATCAAAAAGGTAAAAACAATTAAATCTACCCAAAGGACAAAGGGAAATGTTCGAAATATGTtgagagaggatgaacacttATTAGAAAACAgacatgtttaacatgatagctctCAAGATGCAATACCAGGCAACACCATTGGTAGCTACAATATTAGGAATAAGGTGAGTTACTTATCGAGGATGGAATCAGGTGGACTAAGTATTACACATAGAAGGAAAATagaaagttgttgttgaagaaaTCGGGAGGATCCCAAGTTTCAGAAAAGGCCCTGTTCTGGCCAGTGACTCTTTTGAATTGAATATATAAAAAGGGTGTTGAGATGTACTTTGGAGGTGTTTAAAAGTAAATAGGGATCGTGAGAATGTTCACAAAGTAAGTAGATTCAATTTTTAAATCCTATGAGGCACATAAGAAGGAAAGAGAGTGGCTAAAAAAGGTCTGAGCATAATGTTGCTTTGCATTTCACTCGATGTCATGCAGGTTAATGTTACGAGGGTGTGTGCACAAGCTAGCATATATTATTCGTTTGAAATAGAAGGTCCTATAAGAAACTCATCAAGTAAAGtcctttgttgagaatttggagaAGCAAGTTGCAAGTATTAACAAAAGGTTGTAACTCTATCAATGAAATTATCGTAGAACCCAATTCCTAGGAGGTCACATGTAAGAGAAATGTGATACAGATGTTCCACTGATGATGCATCTAGTTCAAAAGTATGTACATGTAGTGTTTTGTGACTCAATGTCATGTTAAGATCATGTTTATGTTGTCTCTTCAATATAGATGTCCATATATAACAGGGAAAGTAATATAGTATTTATAACATGTAAATATGTATATCAAATCGTGATTGGGGCAAGGAGTGGCTACAGTAACGTATTTTGATGGGTCTAGGGCCAGTGAAGGACATGGTCGAGAATTTTATCGTATATTGGGTTATTGTCGCACTGTGTGGTGCCTCGTATGGCAGGAGACGTAGATCTCCCGTTGGATGGTCTGAAGTTGGTGTACAGAGTTGATAGGTCCATACATCATTCCTTAAGCTATGGAAAAAGTCAAGATCATCAAGGAATGGTTGAAAAAGGCGGAAGGTCATCAAAATTTCTATTCAGATGTTTGACATAGATATTTGGAGTTTGAGGAAAATGAATAGGTATTTCTAAagattttccccatgaaaacatTATGTGATTTgttaagaaaggaaaattgagtctaaGATACATTGGGCCATATAAAATCTTGAAGAAAATTAGCCAAGTAGCATATGAGCTTGAATTACCTAAAGAGTTGTCCTCCATGCATCACGTATTTCATGTGTCCCTATTGAAGCAAGTGATTGGGGATCCGTCACTCATTGTCCCTATGGAGAATGTTGGAATTAATGAAGGTTTGACCTATAAAGAGGTTTCTGTTGCCATCTTTTGTAGACAAGTTCGAAAACTGAGAGCCAACGAAGTTGCATCCGTTAAGGCGTTAACAGATATGAAGAGGAGATAACCTCACTTATTTGTAGGACAAGGTAATAGTATGTAAAGACTATTGGAAGCTCTCTTCTTTCGGGTATTATGTTTTTTGCTCATGTATGTGCACCTCCATGGCTTGGAGCAGTTATGTAAGTTAAAAGCAATGAAATGGTAAGAAATGGTGTGTTTAGTGCTATGCATACTTACGGTGCCTTTTATGGCATGTAGATATGTTTCTTGGGTTGCTTTATGTGGCTCTGTGACAGGTGGATAGACATATatacaaaggagactctgccgaaatttttggaaagttggggAGTTGGTTAAATTTTGAAGAACTAAGGCTTAAGGGTAAGTTATGAATGATTAAGGAGATGGTTTAAGGGTAAGGAGAATGACTCTATACTTAGCTAAGACTTATGGAGTCTTCAGGAAGTCGATTAAGGTTTGTTAACCTAAAAAAAATGAATACGTGGAAAGAAAGCTTAAGTACTCTCTCTAAGGATGGAAAGTCCAAGAtccaatattcgaggacgaatgttcccaagtgGGGAAGAAtttaaggccccgtaaaatatttttaatgatttaagaCTTTATAGTGCACCAACGATAATTGGAAATAATGTTTTTGAGTTCTAAAGGATACCTATAGGATAGAACCATATTATTTTGACAAGAAAATACCTATGGAAAGTGTTTTGGAACATATTAAAGAGTTTTGTAAGTGGTAAGAAGTTGTTTGGAACGAGTTGGAAATATTAAGTGGAAAAGGTGTCTTAATTTGCACAACACCTGCCTTTGAACGGGTATAAATCTCATAATATAAAGATAGTTTGCATGAATTTTGTCCCTAAAGTGTAGCCCTTTAAGTCTAGTTTCAAACGCATCAAGccattcgtcatttggacattcctactaaAAGTAATGATCAAATTACTAAAGTCAGACCACCCAGTTATTTTGGCGGGCAGCGAAGCAAGGCTCGCTTTGCCAGACCGGGCGCAGATCCTTTCTTCCCTTGCATGCAGTGGATAGCGACGTGAGGCTCACTTCGCCAAACTGGGCGCCCCCAGCTTAAGGTTCTTTTAAGTCATATCGGGGgctcattttccccatttcaCTTGTACGAATTTTGGAGCTTTCCTTCACTCTCTCAAGACCCTCAACTCCTTCCATCTTTAAGGTAAGaaatccccattatcttggtgtgaatCCTATCATTTCCATACTATAACTAACTCAATCCACCATAAAAACCTTACATTTTCAAGAAATattttcaagaactcaaaggaggattttgcaagatttcttccaaaaggtaatttTACACCCTTAGACTTATGTGCATAGatttattatgggaatatgagtatgaattaagtattggaaattatggtatggtgattggaagtcataagttcccaatttaaatgcataaccattgtagagattgaaggGTGATTATTTGATAGAATTTTGTTAGTTGGGTGTGGATGGTTGGTCATGCATGTGATATTGGATGTTATAAAttatttaagaatgatggtgggataaattattgataaatagtagtagttggatgaactaattctatggttaagagatgtagagatttatgcctactaggtatttgataaagtgccaaaatggcctaaactatggaatttgttactaatgttggtcccattggatgttgatattgtagattgaagttgattATTGTAGTgtatcattgtagtatcattaaggggtgaatttgaggtatgttggctaaactcccttTCTAGTCGAAATCCATGAGTTCCTCGTATGTACCAAATGTGGTTTGTTCAAACTCCTATTCATACTGTTCCAAATTGTTTCTGATGATTGATTTTCCTAAATGCTTATGTATTCGAGTCATGTTCCAATTTTCCCTATCATATTATGCTCCCCTTAGTGTAAAGTTTTTTAAATATGGTTGTTGTAACTAATGCATATGATTTGAATCCATATTTCAATGGTAAATCACCATGCTCTCCTTTGTAAGTGTTTTAAATGTGTTTTGATTTCTTACATGCTCATGAGTTTaaaatatagatatcatgctcccCTTGGAAAAAGTATTcgaagaataaatggtgtattaatcccttatgattttaacttgtgtttcgattgccaatcattatGCTCCACTCTTTGAAAGAAATTGAATGTGTTTAAGGCACTCATTACTAATAAACTTAAAGCTATAATTTCCAGAATGGTTTATCTATTGATGTTTATGATAATGATCCTTagaagtaaagaaataaaagtgtgaaatatgaaatgcGGCCACCGTGCCATGAATGGAGAACACAAGGTATGGCCAAAAGAGACAATGAAATAAAGATGTTGTGAGTGGTTAAAAGTTCTAATGAAGCTATATatggtatgaaaggttatgagatgaatgaatttatatttctatttcctttgtatataaaaatatttttgggtatATCATTAGCGagccgaggaagggtaggttgtaaaggcccacacctgaaattacacgtgccagtgtaggagtTGATTGAGGGATGAATTCTCGTGGTATATTgtattgagattattccccttaattgggatgaggtTATTGCTAGCAAAAGTTGATGTCGACTCACATGACATATATggggagacgacctagccgatcgggtgacGATCAGACGCCATGTCGTGCCCATGGTGGTTTCCCTTCTTATTATTGTATCTGATTCGCATCACATGTAGATCCATACTCATTCATGgagagatggcttagccgatcgagcTGCGATCGGACTCCATGCCTTGTGCATGGTGAGATGGTCGGtggctaatgatctcccaaccaaaattattaATACTTAATTAGAATTGATTACGTTTTAACTTGGAATTTGGATATTATTGGTTTTTCTTGTTGATTTCATGATTCTCTCCTTCTTATGTTGGTATTCTATTCCATGAGAGggtatttagctttacatactagtattattccatatgtactaacatcctttTTGCCGGGGATGCTACATCTTTAATGGCTGTAGGTGGCTCCGCAGTAGGTGGCTCAGGTTTTTGATAGGTGTACCTTTTCTCAGCTGATTCGGTGAGCCCTATTCTACTTCGGGGTCTTATGTCATTTGATTTTgcacattgtgttttgaggtataccCGGGACCTTGTCTCCGGCATCTCTATACTACTCTTCTTTtatttagaggcttcgtagaaatgttgtgggtggtatttgatttGGGGTAATGAACTAGAAATGTTGAAGTTGTCAAACATGTTTCCACTCGTAACTATGAACttataatattttggaaattgtaaatgAAGCTTCTATAATTAATGGAAAAAGGATGTGGTGCACTTTACTCTTCACATGTCTATCTCTTATTACTGATTCTCAATTTGTTCatgggtaaggttgggtagaaggcatcaagtaggcttgtTGATCGGGATATCTCGGTTGTGCGCCGGTCGCGCTtcccaaggttggggcgtgacattcaGGATAATTTTGGACCATTTTGGTTGAGTTTGTAGCAGCTGAGTGGCTGGTGTATtgcagtgcttcgcgatcgcggagaaaGATTTTGGTTGGCtgtattttgtgcattgcattcGCGGAATGGTGGTCGTGATCGCGGAGTATTGTGGAGCTGGTCTTCGCATTTGAGTGGGAGTGCTTGCGTTCGCTTAGAGGAGGAGCTGACTGGGGAGAATTGTGTTGGTCGCGTATGGCAAAAGTTCGTCACATATCAGTGTATATAGCATAcacccaaccaaaaataataaacACACAATATAAATACGATAAAACTTACCCGTTATttatatcaaataaaataatttaaacacAAAAGATATACTCCTTTTAACTtgatgtgaacttatttcctatGTAGTACGATTCGAAAAGAATAAACTCATTCTTAATAAGGAAACTCTTAATCTTAGAATTCAAATATTACCCTTAATAAAAAGTTTCTATAGCACTTAAATATTATGACATGGTATTTACTATCacaagttttaaaatattttatttttttgacctTTATGCCCAATCACTATGAGTTTCATAAAAATCGAAAGCGAGGGAGTATAAGTTTTTACCATACAAACACAGCCCCGACCTCCAATGTCCTACCACACCAGCAAAGCATGCCTTTCTTTTCCACCCTTTCACCTACCCCTATTACAACTCTTGAGCAAACTCTACAATGGGAATCATACATCTAGAAATTATTACAGACTCCATTTCCTATCAAATTTCATCAAAGTAACACAAATTTTGAATAGCTCCATTTTGAACTCATTCTTCTTAGACCAAGTTCCCTAATTTCTTCTTAAACCCATCACTGAAATTTCATCAAAAAGCACATCTTTACTCAAatttagtccaaaaaataagtaTAATGAAGAAACTCAAAAGCTTTTACAAAAAACTCAAACATCCACCAATAACGGAAAGCAAATGGATCTATCCACTTGCAATAGCCTCAATTGTTTCCATTTTCATCGTATTCCTTACAACCTTAATTTCACCAAATGGCACTCCTTTAATACCCCTTCCCATTTTCGTCGAATCAAAGCttcaatctttacccatttcCGCCGCTCCTCCGCCGCCACGTTTCGCCTACTTAATCTCCGGCTCCGCCGGCGACGGCGGCATGCTGAAACGGGCCCTTCAAGCTCTATACCACCCCAACAACCATTATGTAGTGCACCTTGATGCTGAGTCATCAGCTGATGAGAGACTTGATTTGCATAATTTTGTGGTTAATCACAAAATTTTTGCTAAATTCACGAATGTAAAAATGATTAGTAAAGCTAATCTTGTTACTTACCGTGGGCCCACTATGGTGGCTAATACTTTACATGCTGCTGCTATATTGTTGAAAGAAGGGGGTGAATGGGATTGGTTTATCAATTTAAGTGCTTCTGATTACCCACTTGTTACTCAAGATGGTGAGTGTAAGCCCTTTTTTTCCTTGTGAATTATGCTGAATTCTGTGGGCAGTTGGGAGGAAGGGGTTCAATGGAAAATTATATTGCCTAATAGGATAAAAATAAGTCTTTTTAGGTTATAAGTTGTACAGGATAAAAATTAAGTCTTTTTGGATTTATGTTATATACACTAacagtgtaaaaaaaaaaaatttacacaATATACCAGGttactcttttattttcttaCCATATCAGGCTTGCTATAAAGATTTACCTATTGTTACAAGTGAATTTAAGCTGACGGGTGTAAAAAATCTATACTTAAACACTTCtttttatatgtatataaaaTTTTTGAATCCCCTTACCATAAAGAGAAATGCAGGTTCAGATCCcagttgtggtatttttggatttttctgaaTTCCTTTGTCAAAATTCCATTGCTTTCTGCTCGAACTATGTACATTCATATGCTAAATCTTTTAAAATGTATTCATATACTAACATCACACGCGTCCTGGATTCGCCTCTAATTATGCTTATTGAGATTTTCAGTCGattattgttgaattttttaCTAATGGGGTTTAATTTCGGTGTTGAATTCTTTTGGTTGATTAGATCTAATTCATACATTTTCACATATACCGCGGGATCTTAACTTCATTGATCATACTAGTGATATTGGCTGGAAAGAGTAAGCAAAGTTTCCCATTTTCCTGATTTTGGATGGGATATACAGCATTACTTGGGTGACTTTTGACTTCTTTGGTTTTATGTTTCTGAAGGTTTCAAAGGGCAAAGCCAATCATCGTTGATCCGGGATTGTATTTGAATAAGAAATCTGATGTTTTCTGGATTAGACAGAGAAGAAGTGTGCCAACAGCTTTTAAGCTTTTTACAGGTGATTTTGGCATCATTTCTTTCTGTGTATAGGTTGATAATTTTGAACTCTTTTTCCCCATATTATGCTTTACATATGCTGGCGTGTTGATTGCATTCCAACCTGCCGTTTCCTACAATGAATTAACTTGAATCCTTTCTATTACAGAACCTCTTGAAAAATTGACAGATTAAAATCACTTAGCAGAAAAATATACAGCATTGGAAGTGAACAGAATCATTAATTCAAAATGTCCATTTTTCTTGCTTTGATGAACTTTCTTGGAAATATTTTAAGCTCCGTGTGTGTTTAGAGGTTATGGTAGTTGAGATTGGTAAAACAAGACCATGCCGTCTACGATGTTGATGATTCGATATCCCTGTATTAAACACAAAAATGTTTTGATGCTTTAAGTGAAGGAGACGTTCTTGATTTCAATAGCAGCGACATTTGTCTTTGTGATGTTTCTCAATGTTTCTGACACCTGTGGATGCAGGATTTGAAGGCTATATTAGAGAAGTATTCCTTACCTGGTGCGCTGGGGTCTTTTTCATGGAAACTGTTTCAAGTGATAGATTAAAATTTAAACACATTAATTTTATTCTGCAGCATTATATCATGTCTGTTACAATTGTCAGGTTGGATTGGAGGAAGCGGATTAGAAAACTGTTCGATAATATAAACTTCCTCTGTCCCATTTTATGTGGCACATTTTcatttttagtttgttccaaaagaatggcaactttcctttctttagaaacaatttaactttaaacttctcattCTACCCTTATTGAGATGATTATAGACACATAAATGTTTATGGCTTGTTTTACTAAGTCATTTTGTATCCCATCTAAAATTCTCCTATTTCTCTCTTTCCATATAATCTATGAGTCCCAATAGGGCAACATCCCACGCTTGCTTGTTCTCTTCCAGAAAAGTATTCCATACACCCTACTGAACAGTGCCTGGCATTGTATCCCAAACCATCTCAAAATCTCCCACCATAAGTGCATCGCTAGCTGGCAATGCAAAAGGAGGTGATCCACGTCCTTACCCTAGTTCTTGACTGCTTGCACATAAAGTGCCACCTAGTATAGGTGATCCTTCTCTTCCTTGCTGCCTACCAAGTGAAAAAAACACATCTTTCTTGTTGCCCTGGGCTTTCATACCCTGTGGTCTATATTGTATATGCCATTTGGTATCAGTTTGGATTTTCTTGTGCTATTGTATCCTACAGTGTGATGGACAGTTTCAACCTAGAAAATGTATAAATGTTTGTACTGACACATTTTATATAGTAGCaaattttacattgtttattcGAGTAGTACTCACTTTGACGACCTGATCAACTGTTTATTTTTCATCTAATTGTATTTTGGTGTACTCATTGTTTGAAGATTATCAGGTGTTTATAAATAAATTCTTTGAAAGCTCATCTTTTATATTCTACATAAGCTTGTAGCAGCTCTATATTTCTATTTAACATAAACTTTGGACTTTGGAAAGAGTACTCTTATCTAAGGACTGTCGTTTATTGCTTTACTTTTGTTAATGACTATTTTGACAGGGGATGGAGGGCATAAAATTATGAGGAAGAGTTAACATATGGAACAACTGCTTCATTTATTCTTCGTCTAGATTTTTATTGTTGTTAGACTCAACAAAATTTCTAAAACTTTGTTGTTGCCTCTTTACAGGGTCTGCTTGGACGGCCCTTTCTCGACCCTTCATTGACTTCTGCATATGGGGTTGGGACAACTTGCCTCGAACTGTACTTATGTACTATGCAAACTTCATCTCAACTCCCGAAGGTTATTTCCACACTGTCGTCTGTAATGCTCAGGAGTTCCGCAATACCACAGTAAACAGTGATCTGCACTATATATCGTGGGATAACCCTCCAAAGCAGCATCCTCATTACCTTACACTTGATGACATGCAAAGGATGGTTGACAGTAATGCCCCATTTGCGAGAAAGTTCCATCAAGATGATCCAGTGCTTGACAAGATTGATTCTGAACTCCTGTTTCGAGGTCAAGGCATGTTTGTTCCCGGTGGTTGGTGTATAGGGAGTCGGGAGAATGGAACAGATCCATGCTCCATAGTAGGTAATATCA comes from the Nicotiana tabacum cultivar K326 chromosome 14, ASM71507v2, whole genome shotgun sequence genome and includes:
- the LOC107792851 gene encoding beta-glucuronosyltransferase GlcAT14B-like isoform X2, producing MKKLKSFYKKLKHPPITESKWIYPLAIASIVSIFIVFLTTLISPNGTPLIPLPIFVESKLQSLPISAAPPPPRFAYLISGSAGDGGMLKRALQALYHPNNHYVVHLDAESSADERLDLHNFVVNHKIFAKFTNVKMISKANLVTYRGPTMVANTLHAAAILLKEGGEWDWFINLSASDYPLVTQDDLIHTFSHIPRDLNFIDHTSDIGWKEFQRAKPIIVDPGLYLNKKSDVFWIRQRRSVPTAFKLFTGSAWTALSRPFIDFCIWGWDNLPRTVLMYYANFISTPEGYFHTVVCNAQEFRNTTVNSDLHYISWDNPPKQHPHYLTLDDMQRMVDSNAPFARKFHQDDPVLDKIDSELLFRGQGMFVPGGWCIGSRENGTDPCSIVGNITFLRPTAGAKRLENLIGSLLSNDNFRSRQCI
- the LOC107792851 gene encoding beta-glucuronosyltransferase GlcAT14B-like isoform X1 translates to MKKLKSFYKKLKHPPITESKWIYPLAIASIVSIFIVFLTTLISPNGTPLIPLPIFVESKLQSLPISAAPPPPRFAYLISGSAGDGGMLKRALQALYHPNNHYVVHLDAESSADERLDLHNFVVNHKIFAKFTNVKMISKANLVTYRGPTMVANTLHAAAILLKEGGEWDWFINLSASDYPLVTQDGEYLIHTFSHIPRDLNFIDHTSDIGWKEFQRAKPIIVDPGLYLNKKSDVFWIRQRRSVPTAFKLFTGSAWTALSRPFIDFCIWGWDNLPRTVLMYYANFISTPEGYFHTVVCNAQEFRNTTVNSDLHYISWDNPPKQHPHYLTLDDMQRMVDSNAPFARKFHQDDPVLDKIDSELLFRGQGMFVPGGWCIGSRENGTDPCSIVGNITFLRPTAGAKRLENLIGSLLSNDNFRSRQCI